One region of Ascaphus truei isolate aAscTru1 chromosome 13, aAscTru1.hap1, whole genome shotgun sequence genomic DNA includes:
- the LOC142464856 gene encoding glutathione S-transferase theta-1-like → MSDLALFLDLLSQPCRSVYIFAKVNHIPFQHREVQLSKGEQLSKEFAKVNPLHKVPALKDGDFTLAESIAILLYLARKYNTPDHWYPSDLQKRARVDEYLSWQHTNTRPHCSKVFWVKFMTPALLGHEAAPEKLQPILAEFNSTLTQLEEKLLQDKPFLAGDEISLADLVAIVELMQPLACGVKFYENRPKLEAWKQRVEEALGVELFLEAHEGILTAKERQHEPLSPEIKERMAARLIMMK, encoded by the exons ATGTCTGACCTCGCGCTCTTTCTGGACCTCCTGTCCCAGCCCTGCCGCTCCGTGTACATCTTCGCAAAGGTCAATCACATCCCGTTCCAGCACCGGGAGGTTCAGCTCTCCAAAG GGGAACAGCTCAGCAAAGAGTTTGCAAAGGTGAATCCTCTACACAAGGTGCCGGCGCTGAAAGATGGTGATTTTACCCTGgctgagag CATCGCGATTCTTCTTTATCTAGCACGTAAATATAACACCCCAGATCACTGGTACCCATCCGACCTACAGAAACGTGCCCGTGTGGATGAATACCTCTCCTGGCAACACACCAACACCCGGCCTCATTGCTCCAAGGTCTTCTGGGTCAAG TTCATGACCCCGGCTCTCCTGGGCCACGAAGCTGCCCCAGAAAAACTGCAGCCGATCCTGGCCGAGTTTAACAGCACTCTGACCCAGCTGGAGGAGAAGTTGCTGCAGGACAAACCCTTCCTGGCTGGGGACGAGATCTCTCTGGCAGACCTGGTGGCCATCGTGGAGCTTATGCAG CCGTTGGCATGTGGAGTGAAGTTCTATGAGAACAGACCGAAGCTGGAAGCCTGGAAGCAGCGGGTGGAGGAGGCGCTGGGTGTGGAGCTGTTTCTGGAGGCCCATGAAGGCATACTCACTGCCAAGGAGAGGCAGCATGAGCCCCTGTCCCCGGAGATAAAGGAGCGTATGGCAGCCAGACTGATTATGATGAAATGA
- the LOC142464858 gene encoding glutathione S-transferase theta-1-like isoform X2, whose protein sequence is MSDLALFLDLLSQPCRSVYIFAKVNHIPFQHREVQLFKGEHLGEEFAKVNPLRKVPALKDGDFTLTESIAILLYLARKYNTPDHWYPSDLQKRARVDEYLSWQHTNTRPQGSKVFWVKFMTPALLGHEASPERLQLILAEFNSTLTQLEEKFLQDKPFLAGDEISLADLVAIVELMQPLACGVTFYEDRPKLEAWKQRVEEALGAELFQEAHEAILTAKERQHEPLSPEIKEHMTARLLML, encoded by the exons ATGTCTGACCTCGCGCTCTTTCTGGACCTCCTGTCCCAGCCCTGCCGCTCCGTGTACATCTTCGCAAAGGTCAATCACATCCCGTTCCAGCACCGGGAGGTTCAGCTcttcaaag ggGAACACCTCGGGGAAGAGTTTGCGAAGGTGAATCCTCTACGCAAGGTGCCGGCGCtgaaagatggagactttaccCTGACGGAGAG CATCGCGATTCTTCTTTATCTAGCACGTAAATATAACACCCCAGATCACTGGTACCCATCCGACCTACAGAAACGTGCCCGTGTGGATGAATACCTCTCCTGGCAGCACACCAACACCCGGCCCCAGGGCTCCAAGGTCTTCTGGGTCAAG TTCATGACCCCGGCTCTCCTGGGCCACGAAGCTTCCCCAGAAAGACTGCAGCTGATCCTGGCCGAGTTTAACAGCACTCTGACCCAGCTGGAGGAGAAGTTCCTGCAGGACAAACCCTTCCTGGCTGGGGACGAGATCTCTCTGGCAGACCTGGTGGCCATCGTGGAGCTTATGCAG CCGTTGGCATGCGGAGTGACGTTCTATGAGGACAGACCGAAGCTGGAAGCCTGGAAGCAGCGGGTGGAGGAGGCACTGGGTGCGGAGCTATTTCAGGAGGCCCACGAGGCCATACTCACTGCCAAGGAGAGGCAGCATGAGCCCCTGTCCCCGGAGATAAAGGAGCATATGACAGCCAGACTGCTCATGTTGTAG